One genomic window of Cricetulus griseus strain 17A/GY chromosome 3, alternate assembly CriGri-PICRH-1.0, whole genome shotgun sequence includes the following:
- the LOC100750598 gene encoding serum amyloid A-5 protein, whose translation MKLLTGLIFCSLVLGVSSWLSFIDEAYLGAGDMWRAYSDMKEANWKNSDKYFHARGNYDAAQRGPGGVWAAEILSDARENIQMFLGRGHEDSLADQEANRWGRSGNDPNHYRPKGLPDKY comes from the exons ATGAAGCTTCTCACTGGTCTCATTTTTTGCTCCCTGGTCCTGGGGGTCAGCAGCTGGCTCTCATTTATTGATGAGGCTTATCTAG GGGCTGGGGACATGTGGCGAGCCTACTCTGACATGAAGGAGGCCAACTGGAAAAACTCAGACAAATACTTCCATGCTAGAGGGAACTATGATGCTGCCCAAAGGGGTCCTGGGGGAGTGTGGGCTGCTGAGATCCTCAG TGATGCAAGAGAGAACATTCAGATGTTCTTGGGTCGTGGACACGAGGATTCCTTGGCAGACCAGGAAGCCAACAGATGGGGCCGCAGTGGCAATGACCCCAATCACTACCGACCCAAAGGCCTGCCAGACAAATACTGA